From a single Pseudomonas cremoricolorata genomic region:
- the iacA gene encoding indole-3-acetate monooxygenase, translating to MDSHCLRAASSAALASGPAFDTLLDTLRQRARSGEFDRQRHISADVIDAFKAHGVYRALVPKRFGGLECSPGEFCQMVERVSHADGSAGWVASFGMSPVYLAALPLETITALYNANPDTVFAGGIFPPQPAEVVTGGFRVNGRWKYSSGSMGADIVGVGIAPRNGDKLDLPRLAVLPQRSARIEATWDTVGLLGTGSHDLVVENVVVGEEWTFVRGGKPNLDEPFFRYPSLSFATQVLSVVGLGVARAALDELAGMASGRISVTGAPALAERPLAQVDVARAEAALRSARAFFYESIDAAWQHVLAGDPVPPEAVNLLRLSSTHATRVAAEVARSAQMLSGMTGIYNDSPLARCVNDAQVVTQHAFMGDVTYQNAGAMFFGKAPLPGYL from the coding sequence ATGGATTCGCATTGCCTGCGCGCAGCCTCCAGTGCTGCGCTCGCCTCCGGCCCGGCCTTCGACACGCTGCTCGACACCCTGCGCCAACGGGCGCGCAGCGGTGAGTTCGACCGCCAGCGGCATATCTCGGCTGACGTGATCGACGCCTTCAAGGCCCACGGCGTGTACCGCGCTCTGGTGCCGAAACGCTTTGGTGGGCTGGAGTGCTCGCCCGGCGAGTTCTGCCAGATGGTCGAGCGCGTGTCCCATGCCGATGGCTCTGCCGGCTGGGTGGCAAGCTTCGGCATGAGCCCGGTGTACTTGGCGGCCTTGCCGCTCGAGACCATCACCGCGCTGTACAACGCCAACCCTGACACGGTGTTCGCTGGCGGCATCTTCCCGCCGCAACCGGCTGAGGTGGTGACCGGCGGCTTCAGGGTCAATGGCCGCTGGAAATACTCCAGTGGCTCGATGGGCGCCGACATCGTCGGTGTCGGCATCGCCCCGCGCAACGGCGACAAGCTCGACCTGCCGCGCCTGGCGGTGCTGCCGCAGCGCAGCGCGCGCATCGAGGCGACCTGGGACACCGTCGGCCTGCTCGGCACTGGCAGCCACGACCTGGTGGTCGAGAACGTGGTGGTCGGTGAGGAATGGACCTTCGTGCGCGGCGGCAAGCCCAACCTCGACGAGCCGTTCTTCCGTTACCCGTCGCTGTCGTTCGCCACCCAAGTCCTGTCGGTGGTGGGCCTGGGCGTGGCCCGCGCTGCGCTCGACGAGCTGGCCGGCATGGCCAGCGGGCGGATTTCGGTGACCGGCGCCCCGGCATTGGCCGAGCGGCCCCTGGCCCAGGTCGACGTGGCCCGCGCCGAAGCCGCACTACGCTCGGCACGGGCGTTCTTCTACGAATCCATCGACGCTGCCTGGCAGCACGTGCTGGCGGGTGATCCGGTGCCGCCCGAGGCGGTCAACCTGCTGCGCCTGTCGTCGACCCACGCCACCCGGGTGGCGGCCGAGGTCGCGCGCAGTGCGCAGATGCTTTCGGGCATGACCGGCATCTACAACGACAGCCCGCTGGCGCGCTGCGTCAACGATGCCCAGGTGGTCACCCAGCATGCCTTCATGGGCGACGTCACTTACCAGAACGCCGGAGCGATGTTCTTCGGCAAAGCGCCTCTTCCAGGCTATCTGTAA
- a CDS encoding aromatic ring-hydroxylating oxygenase subunit alpha, with protein sequence MSNLIPAVNLSVDPADLVQADRVHTSLYTDPALFDAELDKIFSSTWIWVAHESEIPESGSYKTTYIGKQPVIVVRDRKKDVHVLLNRCRHRGATVCEHKKGKTNSFVCPYHGWGYALDGSLRGIPHPESYGDCLDKSELPLVSLRVESYAGMIFATFKDDIEPLVDFLGPAKKWMDLFMKQGAGYGIKVPGEHRFRFPGNWKIQLENTTDAYHFPLVHKSFLSSVDEQTLALFDFVKGPGYVEDLGNGHSVMVMIPDLVDLEADLDKPIPERFEALAGELREEGIDEQQVRRIVRAVGGTGFNLNLFPNVACSMAFFRVLQPLSVTETEIHHSVITMDGGPAAANRYRLRLHEHFQGPMGFGTPDDSEAWERVQKGASAGDELWIMLNRGLPGERASADGRISDVSAETGMRAAYQQWKKMMSVEAQ encoded by the coding sequence GTGAGTAACCTGATTCCTGCTGTCAACCTGTCCGTCGACCCCGCCGATCTGGTGCAGGCCGACCGCGTGCACACCTCCCTCTACACCGACCCAGCGCTGTTCGACGCCGAGCTGGACAAGATCTTCTCCAGCACCTGGATCTGGGTCGCCCACGAGAGCGAAATCCCAGAGTCCGGCAGCTACAAGACCACCTACATCGGCAAGCAGCCGGTGATCGTCGTGCGCGACCGCAAGAAAGACGTCCACGTGCTGCTCAACCGCTGCCGCCACCGTGGCGCGACGGTGTGCGAGCACAAGAAGGGCAAGACCAATAGCTTCGTCTGCCCCTACCACGGCTGGGGCTATGCCCTGGACGGCTCGCTGCGCGGTATCCCGCACCCGGAAAGCTATGGTGATTGCCTGGATAAATCCGAGCTGCCGCTGGTCAGCCTGCGGGTCGAATCGTATGCCGGGATGATCTTCGCCACCTTCAAGGACGACATCGAGCCGCTGGTGGACTTCCTCGGCCCGGCGAAAAAATGGATGGACCTGTTCATGAAACAGGGCGCCGGCTACGGCATCAAGGTGCCCGGCGAGCACCGCTTCCGCTTCCCCGGCAACTGGAAAATCCAGCTGGAAAACACCACCGACGCCTACCACTTCCCGCTGGTGCACAAGAGTTTTCTGTCATCGGTCGATGAACAGACCCTGGCGCTGTTCGACTTCGTCAAAGGCCCCGGCTACGTCGAAGACCTGGGCAATGGCCACAGCGTGATGGTGATGATTCCCGACCTGGTGGACCTTGAAGCCGACCTCGACAAGCCGATCCCGGAGCGCTTCGAGGCGCTGGCCGGCGAGTTGCGCGAGGAAGGCATCGACGAGCAGCAAGTCCGGCGCATCGTCCGTGCGGTCGGCGGCACCGGTTTCAACCTCAACCTGTTCCCCAACGTCGCCTGCTCGATGGCGTTCTTCCGCGTGCTGCAACCGCTGTCGGTGACCGAAACGGAAATCCACCACTCGGTGATCACCATGGACGGCGGCCCGGCGGCGGCCAACCGCTACCGCCTGCGTTTGCACGAGCACTTCCAGGGCCCGATGGGCTTTGGCACCCCGGATGACTCCGAGGCCTGGGAACGGGTGCAAAAAGGCGCCAGTGCCGGTGACGAGCTGTGGATCATGCTCAACCGCGGCCTGCCCGGGGAACGTGCCAGCGCCGATGGGCGCATTTCGGATGTGAGCGCCGAGACCGGCATGCGCGCGGCGTACCAGCAGTGGAAGAAGATGATGTCGGTGGAGGCGCAATGA
- a CDS encoding aromatic-ring-hydroxylating dioxygenase subunit beta, translated as MNLQLLNEVTAFIWQEGDMLDHGEYTEWLNLWAEKGTYIIPINPKETDYENTLNYAYDDHHMRELRVQRLIGGESISTSPQPRTVRTLSRFRILGEDGQTLTVRCAQNVREFRKESLKHYSADLTYTLLRSESGLKIQRKVISLINSDDALAGIGYIL; from the coding sequence ATGAACCTGCAACTGCTTAACGAAGTGACCGCCTTCATCTGGCAGGAAGGCGACATGCTCGACCACGGTGAATACACCGAATGGCTCAACCTGTGGGCTGAGAAAGGGACGTACATCATCCCCATCAACCCCAAGGAAACCGACTACGAGAACACCCTCAACTACGCCTACGACGACCACCACATGCGCGAGCTGCGCGTGCAGCGGCTGATCGGCGGCGAGTCGATTTCCACCAGCCCGCAGCCGCGCACCGTGCGCACGCTGTCGCGCTTTCGCATTCTCGGCGAAGACGGCCAGACCCTCACCGTGCGCTGCGCGCAGAACGTGCGCGAGTTCCGCAAGGAAAGCCTCAAGCATTACAGCGCCGACCTGACCTACACGCTGCTGCGCAGCGAAAGCGGGCTGAAGATTCAGCGCAAGGTCATCAGCCTGATCAACAGTGACGATGCCCTGGCGGGTATCGGCTACATCCTCTGA